In Aphanothece sacrum FPU1, a single window of DNA contains:
- a CDS encoding addiction module protein has protein sequence MDTKTYDDIFSAALALSPSSKVMLAEHLLKSLDNENQEEIDKAWVEEAEKRIEEIEKGEIQMISKEQVFKELNLKRQS, from the coding sequence ATGGATACTAAAACCTATGATGATATATTTAGTGCAGCATTAGCCTTATCACCTAGTTCAAAAGTAATGTTAGCTGAACATTTACTGAAAAGTTTAGATAATGAAAATCAAGAAGAAATTGATAAAGCTTGGGTAGAAGAAGCAGAAAAAAGAATAGAAGAAATAGAAAAAGGTGAAATTCAAATGATCAGTAAAGAACAAGTATTTAAAGAACTTAATTTAAAAAGACAATCATGA
- a CDS encoding Uma2 family endonuclease, with protein sequence MYAELRSWSRQKRLGKAFITPGIIFSETDAVIPDVIWVSNEKLTKFTDNSGHLTVAPELIIEVLSTSEKDIKRDRQTKLKLYSIQGVYEYWIIDRQQQLIEVYRRDQGILIKVMTLYGSDQLTSPLLPDFNCQIVDLF encoded by the coding sequence ATTTATGCAGAATTAAGAAGTTGGTCACGTCAAAAAAGATTAGGTAAAGCATTTATTACCCCAGGAATTATCTTTTCTGAAACCGATGCAGTGATTCCTGATGTAATTTGGGTTAGTAATGAAAAGCTTACTAAATTTACAGATAATTCCGGTCATCTTACAGTGGCCCCAGAATTAATAATAGAAGTTTTATCAACTTCTGAAAAAGATATCAAAAGAGATCGCCAAACTAAGTTAAAATTGTATTCAATTCAAGGAGTTTATGAATATTGGATTATTGACCGTCAGCAACAATTAATAGAAGTTTATCGCCGTGATCAGGGAATTTTAATAAAAGTGATGACTTTGTATGGTTCAGACCAATTAACTAGCCCCTTATTACCCGATTTTAACTGTCAGATTGTAGACTTATTTTAG
- the leuS gene encoding leucine--tRNA ligase, giving the protein MESQYNAAAIEQKWQEDWVKQGLDKTPENSDKPKFYALSMFPYPSGNLHMGHVRNYVITDVIARLKRLQGYRVLHPMGWDAFGLPAENAAIDRGIPPAEWTYKNIAQMKQQLQTLGLSIDWDREVATCSPDYYKWTQWLFLQFYQAGLAYQKEAAVNWDPIDQTVLANEQVDSEGYSWRSGAKVERKLLRQWFFKITDYAEQLLNDLDKLPGWPDRVKLMQENWIGKSVGAYLEFPIKGSEEKIAVFTTRPDTVYGVTYVVLAPEHPLTPKVTTAKQQKAVDAFIKEVASESEIERTAEDKPKRGILTGGTAINPFNGQEIPILIADYVLYEYGTGAVMGVPAHDTRDFKFANKNKLTIKVVIVPEDSKETNPKLTEAYTEPGIMVNSGKFDGMKSTESKTAIIEYAEKEGYGKARIQYRLRDWLISRQRYWGCPIPVVHCPSCGSIAVPDADLPVKLPENVEFTGRGTSPLAKLEDWINVSCPSCGEPAKRETDTMDTFIDSSWYYLRYTDAVNDQEAFKLEKANDWMGVDQYVGGIEHAILHLLYSRFFTKVLRDRGLVNVDEPFKRLLTQGMVQALTYKNPQTGKYVPLENVVYKDDNYRDRETGEILSFFFEKMSKSKYNGVDPQQVLGKYGADTARMFILFTAPPEKDLEWNDAGVEGQFRFLNRVWRLVVEYGENKHHKVKKNPELTKVEKDLRWAIHTAIKEISEDLEGDYQFNTAVSELMKLSNALNDAKSFDSAVYQEGIETLLILLSPFAPHIAEELWHNLGYKKSIHLASWPQLDPDALVVDEITLVIQIMGKTRGTIQVSASATKDELEKLARESEVGKRYLEDAEVKKVIVVPGKLVNFVVGK; this is encoded by the coding sequence GTGGAGTCCCAATATAACGCAGCAGCGATCGAACAAAAATGGCAAGAAGACTGGGTTAAACAAGGGTTAGACAAAACCCCAGAAAACAGCGATAAACCCAAATTTTACGCCTTATCCATGTTTCCCTACCCTTCAGGAAACCTACACATGGGTCATGTTCGCAACTATGTCATTACTGATGTTATCGCCCGTCTCAAGCGTCTGCAAGGGTATCGCGTCTTACATCCGATGGGTTGGGATGCGTTTGGACTTCCTGCCGAAAATGCTGCCATCGATCGCGGTATTCCCCCCGCAGAATGGACGTATAAAAATATTGCCCAAATGAAACAACAACTACAAACATTGGGACTGTCTATTGACTGGGATCGAGAAGTGGCCACCTGTTCCCCAGACTATTACAAATGGACACAATGGCTATTTTTACAATTTTATCAAGCAGGGTTAGCTTATCAAAAAGAAGCGGCTGTTAACTGGGACCCCATCGATCAAACCGTCTTAGCGAATGAACAAGTAGACAGTGAGGGTTATTCCTGGCGATCGGGTGCTAAAGTAGAACGGAAACTATTGCGTCAGTGGTTCTTTAAAATTACTGATTATGCAGAACAATTATTAAACGACCTCGATAAATTACCAGGATGGCCCGACCGTGTTAAATTAATGCAGGAAAACTGGATCGGTAAGTCTGTCGGTGCATATTTGGAATTTCCCATCAAAGGGAGTGAGGAGAAGATTGCCGTCTTTACCACCCGTCCTGATACGGTTTATGGCGTAACTTACGTCGTTTTAGCCCCAGAACATCCTTTAACCCCTAAAGTTACCACTGCTAAGCAACAAAAAGCAGTAGACGCATTCATCAAAGAAGTAGCAAGCGAAAGCGAAATAGAACGAACCGCAGAGGATAAACCTAAACGGGGTATCTTAACCGGAGGAACTGCCATAAATCCCTTTAATGGTCAAGAAATCCCCATTTTAATCGCTGATTATGTCCTTTATGAATATGGTACAGGTGCAGTGATGGGAGTTCCGGCCCATGATACCCGTGATTTTAAGTTTGCAAATAAGAACAAACTTACTATTAAAGTGGTTATTGTTCCTGAAGACAGCAAAGAAACCAACCCCAAATTAACCGAAGCGTATACAGAACCAGGAATTATGGTTAATTCCGGTAAATTTGATGGAATGAAGTCTACAGAGAGCAAAACCGCCATTATTGAGTATGCAGAAAAAGAGGGTTACGGTAAAGCTAGAATACAGTACCGTTTGCGAGATTGGTTGATTTCTCGTCAGCGTTATTGGGGTTGTCCCATTCCTGTGGTTCATTGTCCTAGTTGCGGTAGCATTGCGGTTCCTGATGCAGATTTACCCGTTAAATTGCCCGAAAATGTCGAATTTACGGGACGGGGGACTTCTCCTTTGGCAAAATTGGAAGATTGGATCAATGTTTCTTGTCCTAGTTGTGGGGAACCTGCAAAGCGTGAAACCGATACAATGGACACATTTATTGATTCATCTTGGTATTATTTAAGATATACGGATGCAGTCAATGATCAAGAAGCTTTTAAGTTAGAAAAAGCCAATGATTGGATGGGTGTAGATCAATATGTTGGTGGTATTGAACACGCTATTTTACACCTGTTATATTCCCGCTTTTTTACTAAAGTATTGCGAGACAGAGGTTTAGTAAATGTAGATGAACCTTTTAAACGTCTTTTGACACAGGGAATGGTACAAGCTTTAACTTACAAAAATCCGCAAACAGGTAAATATGTCCCCTTGGAAAATGTCGTCTATAAAGATGATAATTACCGTGATCGTGAAACAGGAGAAATTTTATCTTTCTTCTTTGAGAAGATGTCTAAATCTAAATATAATGGGGTCGATCCACAACAAGTTTTAGGCAAATATGGGGCAGATACAGCGCGAATGTTTATTTTATTTACTGCACCTCCTGAGAAAGATTTAGAATGGAATGATGCGGGAGTAGAAGGACAATTTCGCTTTTTAAATCGGGTATGGCGATTAGTAGTTGAATATGGAGAAAACAAACATCATAAAGTCAAGAAAAACCCTGAGTTAACTAAAGTTGAAAAAGACTTAAGATGGGCGATACATACTGCTATTAAAGAGATATCCGAAGACTTAGAAGGAGACTATCAATTTAATACCGCAGTTTCGGAGTTAATGAAGTTAAGTAATGCCCTAAATGATGCTAAATCTTTTGATTCTGCGGTCTATCAAGAAGGGATAGAAACCTTATTAATTTTATTGTCACCTTTTGCCCCTCATATTGCTGAGGAATTATGGCATAATTTGGGATATAAAAAGTCGATTCATTTAGCAAGTTGGCCACAGCTTGATCCTGATGCTTTGGTAGTAGATGAAATTACCTTAGTTATTCAAATTATGGGTAAGACAAGAGGAACTATTCAAGTATCAGCAAGTGCGACTAAAGATGAGTTAGAAAAGTTAGCCCGTGAGTCAGAAGTAGGTAAGCGTTATTTAGAGGATGCAGAGGTTAAAAAGGTGATTGTTGTCCCTGGAAAATTAGTTAATTTTGTCGTTGGTAAATAA
- a CDS encoding DUF433 domain-containing protein, with the protein MLPYSLKLPPQLQQEAEKYATDQGITLDNLIIWAIAEKIGSLKQKLDDPNFPDIVYCRNIEGEMIPKLRGTNIQVKTLVIAIQNWRLTPKQVADEYGINEEQVINIMAFYESHRQEIDAVIATDKIIESIYND; encoded by the coding sequence ATGCTCCCATATTCCCTTAAATTACCCCCTCAATTACAACAAGAAGCAGAAAAATATGCTACTGATCAAGGCATAACATTAGATAATCTAATTATTTGGGCAATTGCAGAAAAAATTGGCAGTTTAAAGCAAAAATTAGATGATCCTAATTTTCCAGATATTGTCTATTGTCGTAATATAGAAGGTGAAATGATTCCTAAATTACGAGGCACAAATATACAAGTAAAAACTTTAGTTATTGCTATACAAAATTGGAGATTAACACCTAAACAAGTTGCTGATGAATATGGAATAAATGAAGAACAAGTTATTAACATAATGGCATTTTATGAAAGTCATCGTCAAGAAATTGATGCTGTGATCGCTACTGATAAAATTATTGAATCTATCTATAATGACTAA
- a CDS encoding DUF2281 domain-containing protein produces the protein MNTDIALWKVLINMPESLKTELLHYAEYLL, from the coding sequence ATGAATACTGACATTGCTTTATGGAAAGTTCTGATTAATATGCCAGAATCTCTTAAAACTGAACTTTTACACTATGCTGAATATTTACTATAA
- a CDS encoding DUF2281 domain-containing protein — protein sequence MENDHGYSSWKGQIIMSDDFDEPLEDLQEYM from the coding sequence ATAGAAAATGATCATGGTTATAGTAGTTGGAAAGGACAAATTATTATGTCTGATGATTTTGATGAACCATTAGAAGATTTACAGGAATATATGTAA
- a CDS encoding AAA family ATPase, giving the protein MLRDLTIKNYRCFEDFSVNGLAQVNLIVGNNNNGKTTFLEAIYLLTNQQTSKNIEQAFADIFQSRNEFINVIEEETVNSGIFVKKKSLSINYLTDYLFYNFDRNNQISIYSKEENPKVVNIVSNNGSFYFYLIYNKQENTDIYGEFIGIFNNKTGEVKFRPLALELDENPELSNYLESSLIKRDLPIKNDNKSQSVSLSQLVSTRQKSHEEVAKLWDQISMTLKEKRIIEALNIIHPDIERIGFTVSQGINQIRLKLKDQDQLIPLGSLGEGINKILTLAMFTVTSENGVLLIDEIETGLHYEAQIDMWRLLIQTAQELNVQIFATTHSWDCISAFQEALQDIEDKSVGKLFRLDNKYGKIRAVEYKADEISIAVRQGIEVR; this is encoded by the coding sequence ATGTTACGAGATTTAACAATTAAAAATTATCGCTGTTTTGAAGATTTTTCTGTTAATGGTTTAGCACAAGTTAATTTAATTGTTGGTAATAATAACAATGGTAAAACTACTTTTTTAGAAGCGATTTATCTTTTAACTAATCAACAAACAAGCAAAAATATAGAACAAGCTTTTGCTGATATTTTTCAAAGTAGAAATGAATTTATTAACGTTATTGAAGAAGAGACTGTTAATAGTGGTATATTTGTCAAGAAGAAAAGTTTATCCATTAATTACTTAACAGATTATTTATTTTATAATTTTGATCGGAATAATCAAATTTCTATTTACAGTAAAGAAGAAAATCCAAAGGTAGTTAATATTGTTTCAAATAATGGTAGTTTTTATTTTTATTTGATTTATAATAAACAAGAAAACACAGATATTTACGGTGAATTTATTGGCATTTTTAATAATAAAACTGGAGAAGTTAAGTTTAGACCTCTTGCCCTCGAACTTGATGAAAATCCTGAGTTGTCAAACTACCTAGAATCATCTTTAATTAAAAGAGATTTACCAATAAAAAATGATAACAAATCTCAATCAGTCAGTCTTTCTCAATTAGTTTCAACTAGACAAAAAAGCCATGAAGAAGTAGCAAAATTATGGGATCAAATCAGCATGACTCTGAAAGAAAAAAGAATAATAGAAGCATTAAATATAATTCATCCTGACATAGAACGTATAGGATTTACTGTTAGTCAAGGAATTAATCAAATTCGCTTAAAACTTAAAGATCAAGATCAGTTAATTCCTTTGGGTAGTTTAGGAGAAGGAATCAATAAAATACTGACCTTAGCAATGTTTACTGTTACTTCAGAAAATGGAGTATTATTAATCGATGAAATCGAAACAGGATTACATTATGAAGCACAAATTGATATGTGGCGTTTACTGATACAAACTGCCCAAGAATTAAATGTACAAATCTTTGCTACTACCCATAGTTGGGACTGTATTTCTGCTTTCCAAGAAGCATTACAAGACATAGAAGATAAATCAGTTGGTAAACTGTTTAGACTTGATAATAAATACGGTAAAATCAGGGCTGTAGAATATAAAGCTGATGAGATTTCTATTGCTGTTCGTCAAGGTATTGAGGTACGTTAA
- a CDS encoding helix-turn-helix domain-containing protein, with translation MSFDYRLLGKKLREARESLLIEPSEVAGILKISKNEYIKLENGEKQATGDQILRLATLYQRDFRYFITGDYPSAESQIQELFRLNSSLSKNDRLAIQEFIRFCEYEYFLEGLISQKVSEELPDYSNIIHHNYYQQQGQEGAYLERKRLQIGNSPITDIFQLIRQQGVHVFKRKLEDQNISGLYIKHPEAGHCILINYIDDLYRQNFSAAHEYCHALFDSSLEQEMTYFKTNNNNHKEREWRANSFAGYFLVPEKAIHKYYRLQNNYGEWLTLIKQMCSDFSVSSKVVIIRLHDIKWIDAELKHRLYNDQRLIIKKTDKFDPEISDDLSIGSKERIMKLIHKGLSWYFIELATEAYRKNDITYQKLLEMLNLPIEEGNELLSDLRVFMEATK, from the coding sequence ATGTCATTTGACTACAGACTATTAGGTAAAAAACTACGAGAAGCAAGAGAAAGCTTATTAATTGAGCCTTCTGAAGTTGCTGGTATCTTAAAAATCAGTAAAAATGAATATATAAAGTTAGAAAATGGAGAAAAACAAGCAACAGGCGATCAAATTTTAAGATTAGCTACATTATATCAAAGAGATTTTAGATATTTTATTACAGGAGATTATCCGTCAGCAGAGTCTCAAATTCAAGAACTTTTTCGCTTAAACTCATCTTTATCAAAAAATGATAGACTTGCTATTCAAGAATTTATTAGATTTTGTGAATATGAATACTTTTTGGAAGGTCTAATATCACAAAAAGTAAGTGAAGAATTACCAGATTATAGTAACATAATTCACCATAATTATTATCAACAGCAAGGTCAAGAAGGAGCTTATTTAGAAAGAAAAAGATTGCAGATTGGAAATTCTCCTATTACTGACATTTTTCAACTAATAAGACAACAAGGTGTTCATGTTTTTAAACGTAAATTAGAAGATCAAAATATTTCTGGTTTATATATTAAACATCCTGAAGCTGGACACTGTATTTTAATTAATTACATCGATGATTTATATCGTCAAAATTTTTCCGCTGCTCATGAATATTGTCATGCTTTATTTGATTCTTCATTAGAACAAGAAATGACTTATTTCAAAACGAACAATAATAATCATAAAGAAAGAGAATGGAGAGCAAATAGTTTTGCTGGTTATTTTTTAGTTCCAGAAAAAGCTATACATAAATACTATAGACTTCAAAATAATTATGGAGAATGGCTTACTTTAATTAAACAAATGTGTTCAGATTTTTCAGTCAGTTCAAAAGTTGTTATTATCAGACTGCATGATATCAAATGGATTGATGCAGAACTCAAACATAGGTTATATAATGATCAAAGATTAATTATTAAAAAAACAGATAAATTTGATCCAGAAATTTCTGATGATTTATCTATAGGTTCAAAAGAAAGAATTATGAAACTTATTCATAAAGGATTATCTTGGTATTTTATTGAACTAGCAACTGAAGCTTATCGTAAAAATGACATAACCTATCAGAAACTCTTAGAAATGCTCAATTTACCAATAGAAGAAGGAAATGAATTACTAAGTGATTTAAGAGTATTTATGGAGGCGACTAAGTAG
- a CDS encoding type II toxin-antitoxin system RelE/ParE family toxin, whose product MIFEFHPKAKQELEEAVSYYDSISQVLGGQFILEIQRTLDRIEKFPQAWPQLSKNTRRCRVVAFPYGIVYQLKEKEIFVIAVMNLHRKPNYWTDRK is encoded by the coding sequence ATGATTTTTGAATTTCATCCCAAAGCAAAGCAGGAATTAGAAGAAGCAGTTAGTTATTATGATAGTATTAGTCAAGTATTAGGAGGTCAGTTTATCTTAGAAATCCAACGAACTTTAGATCGTATTGAAAAATTTCCTCAAGCTTGGCCTCAACTATCAAAAAATACTCGGAGATGTCGAGTTGTTGCTTTTCCCTACGGTATTGTATATCAACTTAAAGAAAAAGAAATTTTTGTTATTGCTGTTATGAACCTTCACCGAAAACCTAACTATTGGACTGATAGGAAATAA